CCTGTGTATTTTCCCTCGTGCTTCCAAGGTTTCCCTGTGTTTGGTCCGACCCCGCTCACAAGATGACTTCCGCCGAGTCTGAGCCGGTGCACAAGTCACCAGGTTATCCGGTTCATCCAGTGAAAGCCCGGGTCGGCCGCTTAATCTCCAGTGTGTTGGATTACCCGCTGATCACTGTCCGAGCGACCAGAATCCCTGGACCGCTCGTTCTCTCGAGTGAATCTTCgccgagtgaatccccgagtgaatccccgagtgagtCCTCGAGTTTGTCTTCGAGTGCGTCCtcgagtgaatccccgagtgagtctttcccgagtgaatccccgagtgaatcTTTCCCGAGTGAATCTCCGAGTGAATCTTTCCCGAGTGAATCTTCCCTGTGTAAATCCCTGAGTGAATCCTCCCGGAGCAAGTCACCGAGTGAATCATCGGCCAGCAGGTGTGTTACATCACATGAGACAGCTACAGAGCTCATGAAACTGTTTGTGCCCATTGATTCACTGAAGGCCTCGGAGCTCCCCAAACTTTTTAATCTGTGTGAATCGTCAATGTTAGCACTGGCATTGTGCTatgttttttcagtgtgtggctCACCAGTTCAACGGCAGGTCAACCAGACTCATGAAcacgagtcctctgagccgagtgaatctcccgagtcctctgagccgagtgaatctcccgagtcctctgagccgagtgaatcttcTAAGTCCCCtaagtcttctgattcccctgagccgagtgagtcttctgattcccctgagccgagagagtcttctgattcccctgagccgagagagtcttctgattcccctgagccgagagagtcttctgattcccctgagccgagagagtcttctgattcccctgagccgagagagtcttctgattcccctgagccgagtgagtcttctgattcccctgagccgactgagtcttctgattcccctgagccgagtgagtcttctgattcccctgagccgagtgagtcttctgattcccctgagccgagtgagtcttctgattcccctgagccgagtgagtcttctgattcccctgagccgagtgagtcttctgattcccctgagccgagtgagtcttctgattcccctgagccgagtgagtcttctgattcccctgagccgagtgagtcttctgattcccctgagccgagagagtcttctgattcccctgagccgagtgagtcttctgattcccctgagccgagtgagtcatctgattcccctgagccgagtgagtcttctgattcccctgagccgagtgagtcttctgattcccctgagccgagtgagtcttctgattcccctgagccgagtgagtcttctgatacccctgagccgagtgagtcatctgagccccctgagccgagtgagtcatctgagccgggtgagtcatctgagccgagtgagtcatctgagccgggtgagtcatctgagccgagtgagtcatctgagccgggtgagtcatctgagccgggtgagtcatctgagccgggtgagtcatctgagccccaTTGGTCAGCTAGTGTGGTCACCGCGATGCCCCAGAGACTCTTTGTCGTCACCAAGACTATGGCCAGTGCTGAACTCTCTGCATGTCCTAAGAAGACTGTCCCCAAGCTCTTTGCCCTCACTGTCTGGTCTGAGATGTATATATGTGAACTCACTGCCCTGTCTAACCAGGCCCAGAGGGCCTCTCTCTGTTCTCTTCTACCCAGGTTCATGATACCACCAGCACCACCCTGGTATCCAGTCCCTCTCTGGTctccggctccgccctggcttcccgccctgccggctccgccttggcttcccgccctgccggctccgccctggcttcccgccctgccggctccgccctggcttcccgccctgccggctccgccctgggttcccgccctgccggctccgccctggttgccagttctgccggctcctccttggtccctgtctccgcctgcggctcctccttggtccctgtctccgcctgcggctcctccttggtccctgtctccgcctacggctcctccttggtccctgtctccgcctgcggctcctccttggtccctgtctccgcctgcggatcctccttggtccctgtctccgcctgcggctcctccttggtccctgtctccgcccgcggctcctccttggtccctgtctccgcccgcggctccgccttggtccctgtcgCCGCCCGCTgctccgccttggtccctgtcgCCGCCCGctgctccgccctggctccagcctccgcccgcggctccgccctggctccagcctccgcccgcggctccgccctggctccagcctccgcccgcggctccgccctggctccagcctccgcccgcggctccgccctggctccagcctccgcccgcggctccgccctggctccagcctccgcccgcggctccgccctggctccagcctccgcccgcggctccgccctggctccagcctccgcccgcggctccgccctggctccagcctccgcccgcggctccgccctggctcctccttggtccctgtctctgcctacggctcctccttggtccctgtctctgcctacggctccgccctggccctTGGACTTTCATGGCCTTGGCCCACCATCCCTCCCCCGGGTCCACCTCCATGCCACCGCCCTCCTAGACTGTTGTACTTTGGGGTTTTCTGGGGGGCGTCTGGAAGCCGCCCTTTGAGGGGGGGCTATGTTATGAACTCTGTCTGTGTACCCTGTCttgtactcttattttgaagtcatgtctgtgtcatccatgtctgtagttctttgtagttcttttgttcattggtctgtgtgatgattgttccccaggtgtgtcttgttttccctgattactctgtgtatttaagcctaGTGTTTCCAGTGTCTGAGGTCGATCGTTGCTCAATGTTATGGTGTTTTTTCGTGTTCCTGTCTTGTTGGATTACCTactatgtttttgtttgttcgttgttatttttaataaacctgactgcatttggatccgcatCCTGTCTTACCTGGATTTACCCGtaacagaatttaaattttttaagtatttttcacttaaacatatttttttaggtgttactaagtgaagtaatttttaaattgctacaacttttcactttatttcagtgactgtaaaaaattattttctgcctaatttattttgttaaatcaacccaGATtttcaagtcatttcaactttctattacttatcttgactagaaatgagttgttataacttataaaatatagttgaaaaaagtcaatttaattttataagttgtggcAACTCAtttcttgtcaagataaatgaAATCTTGTCAAGGTAATAGATTTATTATGTAGTGATAGCTGTGTTTGCCCAAGGTGACTGAACTTGCATCTTATAAAACTCGAATCAAACCTGTGCAAGGTAAGTTTTCAGGTAAGTTTATGATACCTTATTTATGGGTTTAAGGGTTTAAATTGGGTGGGCTAAGCTCGGGCACATAGGCTGGAGATTTCACTCTGCCCCAGTGTACTCGCTGGTGCGTGCGTGTGCACTGACGTGAAGCAATGGAAGGTAGGaatgagaaaaaaatgagaactatggcaaaagagcacttagtttgcagcacttcggcctcggcgcgcagtaacatcagcAGCCCTGACTCCTTCCCAACTCGCttaaacttccgtcaatattactgcgcccgaggtggAAGTgatgcaaactaagtgctcttccgccatacaatatagttctcatttttttatctgcttaaaaaaatgtcaccttttattttgtgccaccacacttactcgtgtaactactcatctaacagtttttaaatagggaaaacatggaagtgtttggtggcttttctaaattcatccttgtttggatcctaaggaatgaatggggctaggctaaatgcttacacattcacgacgcgtttaagattaagtgcacgcattataaaaagataggtatgtattaatttgtctaagttgaggtaagaacatagtacaatattgaaaaacggtggggttttcctttaaaggaacgCTTTTACAAAATGTCAACCTATTTTCAACTGTATAATTTTAAGTAAGACTTTAAGATATTTATCAACAATATGGAGAAATtcgcttaaaggggacatatcatgaaaatctgactttttccatgtttaagtgctataattgagtccccaagtgcttctatcaacatagagAATATGGAAAAAGAACgacacagtaacttagttttggtaagccattttctgcaagcacatgaaaaaatagctcattgaactttggctccctttgtgatgtcaggaggggataataccgccccttaatctgcactatccaaccactgcactgccatttagtgcagagatcagctcatttgcattttaaaggacacacccaaaacagcacatatttgctcacacctacaaagtgtcaattttaacatgctataataaattatctatatgatattttgagcgaaaccttcacatatgtactctggagacaccaaagatttatttgtcatcttaaaaaagtctccTTTAAACATTTGCTGAAGTAACACGTGTGACAACTGGCCACATTCATTCTTTTGAAGAGATATCCACACAATGACCATATTGAACAGATCTGGAAaaatctgctttagtttgtgatGTTTGTGTATAATTTACATAAAGAGAGATCCTGCTGTGATGCGTGacagaaaaaagagagaaaccACTATGTACTGACCTTCAAACAATGGGATGCATCTCTTGCGCAAGCTATCATTCAGCTCTCCGGTCCTTTATACCACTGTAGGCATCATGGAGAGAAAAAGTGGAAAGATTCCACTCTTCCTGCtctctgtatgttttgaaaatcACTCTACTAAGTCAATAGGGCCCCGGAAAATGAAATTAGGCCATTATGCACCTGGTTACCATGGCAATAACAAGAACAAGTGATCCCTTAGTGTTTCTCAAGTACATTAGGGATGGTCTTGTTGAGTCATGCATCCTGATAACCTTCATTCTGCTCTTAACTTGGTTGTTTTAAGAGATGTTTTGTATCGATTTATGCGCATGAATATTCTGAAACAAGAGCCCTAATCCATGTTCAATTTAGTTTCATTCATGCTGTTTTTCTTTCATAAGTTACAATTTCTGTCACCTTAGGCAGGTCTATTTGTCCTCCCACAGACAAACAATGCAGATTGCTCATTCATCTACATCAGTATATAATTAACTTATTGTGAGCGGAGCTCTTGTTTGCTGTGCCACATGCCCATAAGGACAGACTTTGTGTCAGTGATTGTATAATTGTGTAAATACAGACCGTAGAGAACAATGGATTCAatcagaaataaacacaattgttttatattattgTCTCTCTTGTGATACACACGTCTGTCAGGGGATTGAATTTGAATTGTGTTTAATTAACCTGCCAACGCAGACTTTTGCATTAAAAGTCTATTAACTACTGAATGagatcagtgtttctcaaccagtgGTACAGGGTGTATTAGGCCGGGGACCTCAAAAAtgaccgatcatgagccccattcacttccctAGTAtgagaaaataatactatggaagtaaacgGGGCTCATGAATGTATTACAAACATTCCCGTAAAATATTCCACAGAACAAATAGgctacaggtttgtaacaacatgcgGGTAAATGATTTTTATTCTCGAAAACCAAATGCCACACACAAGAAATTATATAATGCAATATCAAACAAAATCACCTTCAACTGTGAGAAATGGTTTATAGTTGTGTCGCAGTTTGACTTGCGTATGCCCATTTCACGCGCAACATTCTCTTTAAATAATTGCACGACTTGATATTGATAGAGAGACATTTCTGATCTCTCTCTCCCTTACTCCGTTTCTCAACCCTTTTGTTACTTCCATGTGCCCATACTTGGGTCTCTCTCCTCCTCTCTCATCATTACGCATTCAGTCTCACTCAGCGCCGTGTTGAAGCGCAGCCCAGTGCGCGCCAGACGCTCAACCCACCGCCGTGCGCAACACCAACGGAGTTTAGGGTTGACTATAATAGTACAACAACTGTATTTATTCCAATGCTACTGCTGGAGTAATATAAAGCTCTTCAAAACCCAAACGTTTTCATACTCCAAAGCGCGCGTAAGACAACCGTGGCTCTGAAGTATTCACAAACATGACCATCATTTCGGATGGCGGTGATGCTTTTGATGGAGATATGCGTcctgacacttaatgacaaaaGACATCCAATCTCATCGTTCAGTGTCTTATCAGCCGTGGCGGAAAGAGGAGCAAAAGCGCATGATGAAAAGCACTGGTTTACTACTGGGTTACTTTTTGATGAAAGTTCTCGTGTGCGACGCAGAAGGAGAACCCGGGAAGAGCCTCGATGGTTTGGTGACGGCGTCGGGGTCCAACGACTCCAGAGACGGAGAAACAGAGACCCCTCACTTGGAGGACAGGTGTCGGGGTTATTATGATGTAATGGGTCAGTGGGATCCTCCGTTCGTGTGTCGGACGGGTAGTTACCTGTACTGCTGCGGGACCTGTGGCTTCAGGTTCTGCTGCGAGTTTAAGAACTCCAGGTTGGATCAGACCACTTGCAAAAACTACGACACGCCACCGTGGTCCATGACGGGCAGACCACCGCCGAAGATTATGGACCAGCACGATTCGACTAAGGATAAAACTAATTTGATTGTTTATATCATATGCGGAGTAGTTGCCATTATGGCGTTGGTTGGGATATTCACAAAACTTGGCTTGGAAAAGGCGCATCGACCGCATAGAGAGAACATGTCCAGGTGAGTTTCATGTATAAACAATGTTCAAAACAGGAGGTTAGTGTTTATATTGTGTTGCATCGGAGCTGTGCATACCACTGGAAAGACAATCTCTATgtaatattttttcatttcctTAATATCTGACTTTTTCTTATAGCGATGAGATCTTAAGTGAGACAaacaaaactgtattttttaagagaaaacgcttatAATCTCACACGTGACACTGTTTTGATTTGCTAAGAAATCTGCaattaaaattaagattttttttccagagcTATATCTTCACTAAAAATTGTACACTTTGGTCAACAGTGATCTTATTTGTGTCAGTCTCCTCTTGCTGAGAAGCATTTCAAAGTTGATGCATAGATGAAATATAACCGAGATGTCTCTTGAGATATGAAAAAGCAGAATACAAATTTCCTTTGGAATTTCCCCTGTGTATCTCAAAGTAATACGTTGACACAACTTATATCACCATGACCTTGCACTAGTTTCTATGGCTTCAAATGCGTGCCTATTTATTCATTAGGCAATTTGCAACACGGTCACGTATACGCACAGAATAAATGTAACCTTAAACTTTAGTTTTAAAACCCATGTGCCTGTTtaagagcatattacattgacatttgtgcatttggcagacgtttctatccaaagtgacttacagtgcacattttatcaatatgtgtgttcccttaggatctaacccatgaccttttacgCTGCTAGTAATAAGCTGCAGTTTTCTTTTGGGAATAAAGTAAATGGACATGCTTTTTCTAGAAACAAAAGAAAGTTTTAGAGTTTAAAGACAGAGAGAAATTAAGATCAATTTAATAATGACACTCTGGTGTTATTcatctgttgtgttttaaacatttattattaacgTCTTTAAAAGTCTCATATTACCTCTGTGGTTAGGCTTAGATTTTGTCCTTAAAAtcatttaccaaaataaccCTCACACATGCTCACTTATCTAAACATTAGTGAAGAGGTGTCCGtgacattaataagataatggACATTGAAGTGTGGCTAATATTTCAAGGACGTTGTGTTTGCGCGTCAACCTCTCACTCTATATAGGTTGACCCATTCGAGCGTAAGCCAGTCAGATGGGCAATAGTTTCACCACCCACTAGGAGCCATTTACACATCACGCTTTGAATCAAATACCTTTTGAACATGGCACCGTCCTGAGTTGTACCATTTGAATGATTTCCACTGAAATTGAAAACACGTAATTGAAAACAGGAACATGGACCAACACTCATAGACATGTTGTCCAATTTTCGTCCAATGAAACCCTGTAAAAGATGGCTTTAATGCAGTGTTTTGTTTTCCAATCCTGGTCCACCcacactgcacattttgcatgccTATTTATTGTGACACACCAAATTTTGGTGATAGACAGTGTGTCTGGATTTGTATACTGTGGAAGTACGTAAAGCATAACATGAATTACCTTCTTCTTTACCATTACAACATAACTTTTATGCATACATAATGGACATAGGACCTCCATGCTTTTATTGTAATATGATTCGTATtttcatttaaagcaacactatgtagtttccatgtaaaaatgacttgcagctcccccatgtggttgaaaagcgcaacactGCCTgatatcagacactcttctgcaggcagggggaggggcggggctgtgtgctctaccctccaccgccactttcagagtgtgcttgtagcagctaggaggttgctcaggttgcagcaacagtacaatttgtgcagttaaaagttgttctatcactgaaatcattttagagacattatttaaaggtaaaaaaactacatagtgttgctttaactatgAAAATAATACTACACCACAAACTAGGACCGACTCATTTATTCACTTCTTGAATTTGATGGCCATTCTGCTCCTGTGGCCTGATAAAGAAGTATCCAATGCAACATTTCGGCAGGAGCAGTGGACCAATTGGGTATTTTTTGCATGCTGTTTTTCTTATTAAGGTTTCGGACATGATTAATTTTACACACTTATCTTTGcatatatagtatggaagttgGTGTTTTCAGGGCAGAGTTTCTATTAACGTGCTAATGATTCAAATCATCTGAGTAAGATTAGGGCAGTCAAACTTTTCGGTGTGTCTCTCCTTGTCTATGGGTGCATCACTTTGCAGCCCCCTCCCCCCAAGgaaaattcatgacatctcaactTATTAAAcaggacattttacaagactttttttaagatgtctgtcagataaatctttggtgtccccagagtacatatatgaagctcaaaataccatatagataatttattatagcatgttaaaattgacattttGTAGGTGTGTAGCAagaatgtgccgttttgggtgtgtcctttaacatgcaaatgagctgaagaaaagcaaacactgatcaccataatgatgGTTTGTTGAAGTTGAaattcaattgtgctgtcaacattttctctctttctttctctgcactaaatggcggtgctgtggttggatattaaggggtggttttatcataataagatccccttctgacatcacaaggggaaccaaatttcaatgacctattttttcacatgcttgcagagaatggtttacaaaaaataagttactgtttttttcatatattctaggttgatagagacactggggacccaattatagcacttaaacatgaaaaaaagtcatatttatttaaattatttaaatgatacaatgaAGTGCcattggttagtagccttatatttctgaggtttaaatacacagaattgttttataaattaatgtattttataaaatgtcataaaacttggGCCCCCTGGCATCATCCAGTTTGACAACAGCTGAATTAGGGagacaatacattttttaaattttgggTTACTCCAGCACACTGCTGTAAACAAAAATCTGTTGGTTATTTAGAAAACTGTTCaaacattttaatgcattctgTCCCAATAGAAAACTACATTATGTGATCCCAGAACAGAAAACAATGCATTTCAGGGGCTAAtgcttaaaaaataataataataataataataataatgtgttcAGTGTGCAACAACAACTTCTGAGGTCTTGTATATATAATTTTCCATCTATATCGTGAGATAATTTAAAGGGAAGTTCacgcaaaaatgaaaatgctatcatcatttacttttcctCATGTTTTTTTCAATCCTGTATAAATTGCTTTGTTCTACTAAAAACAAactgagcaatgtttgtaacccaaacagttctaaagcaccattgacttccatagtattttttatcttactatggaagttaatggtgcTCTAAAACTGCTTGATTAccaatatctttctttgtgttcagtaAAACAAAACGTTTTATAGGCTaaaggtttggaacaacttggggtgagtaaataatgacagaattttcatttgttttgggtgaactatctctttaagatACTGTATATTGAATAAACTATCCACCTTTTCTGTAAAGTCACTTTGATGTTTGCCAAAACCatgtaaatattaattgaattgCTCTACCCTAAAGCTGAAGTGTGTGATTTCTTTTGATTTATCAACATACAAAACCTCTAAAATAACTATTTCCAGCACGTTTTAAAGAGGTTTAGGCCGAACCGACACTCGCGTCTGAATTCACGCATTGGTGGATCCAATATTTCTATATTGGGCTATTCGGACTCTCAAACAAACAGAGTGGTGTTTTGATAGCACCACACAGCCGCACTATTCACACGTTTCTGGGAACGAACCGAAAATATCTCAATTATAGCTCTGCATATTAAGCTGGGATAAGATAAAGTATGTCAATCCACAAAAACTTCACACTTCagttttaattaattcaattgcTTTTGGAAGATGAGTGAATAAAAGTATCTCTCCATAGAGCCCTGGCCCAGGTGATGCGCCAGACAGCTCCAGGAGAACATGTGGAGAGAGAGGAGAGCATGCAAGCGCACGGACAACCCTACGAAAACATGCAGCAGAGAGCAACAGGAAACAACCTGCGTAAGTACAGCTGCGTTTTACCCTCACAACAAGTGCAATCCATGTCGCTTAAACCTTTCAGTTCAGCTTGAAATCGCTGGGCACTCTTGACAGCCCAATAGCAGCAGATGCATGATGCTCACTCCAGAGAAGCAGCTGTGAGATCCTATGGCTATTCATCAGTAAATCTCTTCGCCTGCTTGATTTGTCTCCTACTGAGAACAGGGGAAGTAGTTACACAAGCCCTTTTTTGGCGTGTCCGGTGGGCTGCAAAAGCATCTATAGTGATCATTTAACATGCTGAGATAGTAATTATCAGAGGCTAAGAGGCTGACTAACACACACTGT
This window of the Misgurnus anguillicaudatus chromosome 19, ASM2758022v2, whole genome shotgun sequence genome carries:
- the shisa9b gene encoding LOW QUALITY PROTEIN: protein shisa-9B (The sequence of the model RefSeq protein was modified relative to this genomic sequence to represent the inferred CDS: inserted 2 bases in 1 codon), with translation MAVMLLMEICVLTLNDKRHPISSFSVLSAVAXKEEQKRMMKSTGLLLGYFLMKVLVCDAEGEPGKSLDGLVTASGSNDSRDGETETPHLEDRCRGYYDVMGQWDPPFVCRTGSYLYCCGTCGFRFCCEFKNSRLDQTTCKNYDTPPWSMTGRPPPKIMDQHDSTKDKTNLIVYIICGVVAIMALVGIFTKLGLEKAHRPHRENMSRALAQVMRQTAPGEHVEREESMQAHGQPYENMQQRATGNNLQGTQMNSVGQGSSLMQTMTQYPSLGQAAHQYEQSQAGMEINKYASLKAVAEKASENFYTNRRHLGDLASKGTVLPLHSVSLEQEPTNPYSPELPCQKQNGQKSKSTKVHSSHPLAFGSNTIASTGMMKGWEATETLGRRHTFAPRKHSSTVEQVNELASAHSQHYLPPHPYFVTNSKTEVTV